Proteins found in one Vigna radiata var. radiata cultivar VC1973A unplaced genomic scaffold, Vradiata_ver6 scaffold_83, whole genome shotgun sequence genomic segment:
- the LOC106754085 gene encoding BTB/POZ domain-containing protein POB1 produces the protein MKDFNLDLFDPAETVMESSSSSDYSRTASSSDADFGFAFNDSNFSDRILHIEIMADHDEASPNFEGCTTILDWVRHRKRRREDVQKDNVVDLTLSDEQILNENQPDMEDFISLENQDEEAIVMGEESSSGDEPTNINDSNWNMDCSTVARVRTLHISSPILAAKSPFFYKLFSNGMKESEQRHVTLRINAAEEAALMELLNFMYSNTLNVSSALEILDVLMAADKFEVASCMKFCSRLLRIIPMTPESALLYLELPSSVLMADAVQPLTDAAKQYLVDRYKDITKYQEEVLSLPMAGIEAILSSDELQVASEDVVYDFVLKWVRTQYPKVEERREVLGTQLARLIRFPFMTCRKLKKVLTCNDFDQNVASKLVLEALFFKAEAPHRQRILAAESGSYSRLFVERAYKYRPVKVVEFELPRQQCVVYLDLKREECGNLFPSGRVYSQAFHLGGQGFFLSAHCNMDQQSSFHCFGLFLGMQEKGSTSFAIDYEFSARSRPTEEFVSKYKGNYVFTGGKAVGYRNLFAIPWTTFMAEDSLYFINGILHLRAELTIRH, from the exons TGACCACGATGAGGCCTCACCTAATTTTGAAGGTTGCACCACAATTCTCGACTGGGTTCGCCATCGCAAAAGGAGACGTGAGGATGTCCAGAAGGATAATG tTGTTGATCTTACTTTATCCGACGAACAAATTTTGAACGAGAATCAACCTGATATGGAAGACTTTATATCCCTTGAAAATCAAGATGAAGAGGCAATTGTCATGGGTGAAGAGTCCTCTTCAG GTGATGAACCCACAAATATAAATGATTCAAATTGGAATATGGATTGCTCCACAGTTGCGAGAGTTAGAACACTACACATCAGTTCTCCTATCTTGGCAGCTAAAAGTCCTTTCTTCTACAAG CTTTTCTCAAACGGAATGAAGGAGTCAGAACAGAGACATGTCACTCTGAGAATTAATGCTGCTg AGGAAGCCGCTCTTATGGAACTTCTAAATTTTATGTATAGTAATACCTTGAACGTTTCTTCAGCACTTGAAATATTAGATGTGTTGATGGCGGCTGACAAATTCGAAGTTGCTTCTTGCATGAAGTTTTGTAGCCGATTATTGCGAATTATACCCATGACACCTGAGTCTGCATTGCTTTACCTTGAGCTTCCATCTAGTGTCTTAATGGCTGATGCAGTTCAACCATTGACCGATGCAGCAAAGCAGTATCTTGTCGATCGATACAAAGATATAAcaaa GTATCAGGAAGAGGTTTTGAGCTTGCCTATGGCAGGAATAGAAGCAATATTATCTAGTGATGAACTCCAGGTTGCATCAGAGGATGTTGTATATGACTTTGTGTTGAAGTGGGTTCGAACACAATACCCAAAAGtagaagaaaggagagaagTTTTGGGTACACAACTTGCTCGTTTGATTCGTTTCCCATTTATGACCTGTAGAAAGCTTAAGAAAGTGTTAACGTGTAATGACTTTGACCAAAATGTTGCATCGAAGCTTGTTCTTGAAGCTCTTTTTTTCAAGGCTGAGGCTCCACATCGTCAGCGGATACTAGCTGCGGAGTCTGGTTCCTACAGTCGACTTTTTGTGGAGCGGGCATATAAGTATCGGCCTGTTAAGGTGGTGGAATTCGAACTTCCAAGACAACAATGTGTGGTTTATTTGGATCTGAAGAGGGAAGAGTGTGGCAATTTGTTCCCATCTGGGCGAGTTTATTCGCAGGCATTCCATTTGGGTGGACAAGGGTTCTTCTTATCAGCACATTGCAACATGGACCAACAAAGCTCTTTCCATTGCTTTGGTTTGTTTCTAGGAATGCAAGAAAAAGGCTCAACTAGCTTTGCTATCGACTATGAGTTTTCTGCCAGGTCAAGGCCAACAGAGGAATTTGTTAGCAAGTACAAAGGAAATTATGTATTCACAGGGGGGAAGGCTGTTGGATATAGAAACTTGTTTGCTATTCCATGGACAACATTCATGGCTGAAGATAGTTTATACTTTATCAATGGTATACTCCACCTTAGAGCTGAACTTACCATCAGGCATTGA
- the LOC106754044 gene encoding eukaryotic translation initiation factor 1A: MPKNKGKGGKNRKRGKNEADDEKRELVFKEDGQEYAQVLRMLGNGRCEAMCIDGTKRLCHIRGKMHKKVWIAAGDIILVGLRDYQDDKADVILKYMPDEARLLKAYGELPDTTRLNEGIGAGLDEEEDATANDYIDFEDEDIDKI; the protein is encoded by the coding sequence ATGCCGAAGAACAAGGGAAAGGGAGGTAAGAACAGGAAGAGGGGAAAGAACGAAGCGGACGACGAGAAGAGGGAGTTGGTGTTCAAGGAGGACGGTCAGGAGTACGCGCAGGTCCTCCGCATGCTCGGCAACGGTCGATGTGAGGCCATGTGCATCGACGGCACCAAACGTCTCTGCCACATCCGCGGCAAGATGCACAAGAAGGTCTGGATCGCCGCCGGTGACATCATCCTCGTCGGCCTCCGGGACTACCAGGACGACAAGGCTGACGTCATCCTCAAGTACATGCCCGACGAAGCCAGGCTCCTCAAGGCCTACGGCGAGCTCCCCGACACCACGCGCCTCAACGAGGGCATTGGCGCCGGCTTGGACGAGGAGGAAGATGCCACCGCCAACGACTACATCGATTTCGAAGACGAGGATATCGATAAAATCTAA
- the LOC106754059 gene encoding uncharacterized protein At5g41620 isoform X2, which yields MERREKGEKREVLMAEKLKGGVFVGKRGGPSTPPPTWRLEFPSQQNDNNGNNRSKNKNQVEEFLNFPTPTTLSARKLCAKLWQIQPHKQAPLPKMNRPPFIRPHRRDTLLKPASATRLTEHVGTSLVQHHRSAKRNGRTKQPVSPPCHCSSMQVAPYNNPMRSVDFRSWIKESSGNPKTSRELLKVLNHIWCLEEQHASNLSVVKALKMELDLSRAQVKELQQEKQLNKHEMENLIKQRTEEKIVNKSKEHDKIKAAIQSVMKEIEDERRLRKHSESLHRRLARELSEVRSSFSGSMRDLEKERKTRILLENLCDDFAKGIRDYEYEVRSLVHDNSEQGQAQVKGGSLDRLILHLSDAWLDERKQMKLVQAGRDLPEIDSSIVDKLGVDIETFLHAKRSVNLRRYSNSSTKEAKEIYPCLHSRAPRNVTEEDSVGTYILEQKKTTDKGLDKHGSKMNNNNTAEVDREKKGRHNSMRKHVESKEIIEDCRELQAGMMKNLSCDENESWFVERKSSEIGGDSTALFNTPGTSTVCEATQGPPESNALLWTKRMNSSHAVRNSSLSSEGNDKVYPESIFREDILLRTAVTGNGSPVKQWKSTLVVPDFDKSESCSKLHIKDNDTLMEKLLEARMEKQKSRSRASISKSSFPSVRQVCN from the exons atggaaagaagagaaaaaggtgagaaaAGGGAAGTGTTAATGGCGGAAAAGTTGAAAGGTGGGGTTTTTGTGGGGAAAAGAGGAGGGCCTTCAACTCCCCCACCCACATGGAGACTTGAGTTTCCCTCTCAGCAGAATGACAATAATGGTAacaacagaagcaaaaacaaaaaccagGTTGAAGAGTTCCTCAACTTTCCCACTCCAACAACACTCTCTGCCAGAAAACTCTGCGCCAAGCTCTGGCAAATTCAGCCCCACAAACAGGCCCCACTTCCCAAAATGAACAGGCCTCCATTCATCCGCCCTCACCGTAGGGACACACTTCTCAAG CCAGCATCCGCTACGCGCTTGACAGAACATGTTGGAACATCACTTGTTCAGCACCATAGATCAGCTAAAAGAAATGGTCGCACTAAACAGCCTGTATCTCCTCCTTGTCACTGTAGCTCAATGCAA GTTGCACCATATAATAACCCTATGAGATCCGTAGACTTCAGGAGTTGGATTAAAGAGTCAAGTGGCAACCCCAAAACATCCAGAGAGTTACTCAAGGTACTCAACCATATATGGTGTCTTGAAGAACAGCATGCATCAAACCTATCAGTAGTGAAGGCCCTGAAGATGGAACTAGATCTTTCTCGGGCACAGGTTAAAGAGTTAcaacaagaaaaacaattgaATAAGCATGAAATGGAGAACTTAATAAAGCAAAGAACTGAGGAGAAGATTGTTAACAAGAGCAAAGAGCATGATAAAATTAAAGCTGCAATTCAATCTGTGATGAAAGAGATAGAAGATGAAAGGAGGTTAAGAAAGCATTCAGAAAGCTTGCATCGGAGGTTGGCTAGGGAGCTTTCAGAAGTGAGGTCTTCATTCAGTGGTTCTATGAGAGATCttgaaaaggagagaaaaacacGGATCCTTTTAGAGAATTTGTGTGATGATTTTGCCAAAGGAataagagattatgaatatgaGGTACGTTCTCTTGTGCATGATAATTCTGAGCAGGGTCAAGCTCAGGTTAAAGGGGGTAGCCTTGATAGGCTAATACTGCACCTGTCAGATGCTTGGCTTGATGAGCGAAAGCAAATGAAGTTAGTTCAAGCTGGCCGTGATCTCCCAGAGATAGATTCATCAATCGTTGACAAGTTAGGTGTTGATATTGAAACATTTCTGCATGCAAAAAGGTCTGTTAATTTGAGAAGATACAGTAACTCCTCCACAAAGGAGGCAAAGGAAATTTACCCTTGCCTGCATTCAAGGGCACCTCGTAATGTAACTGAGGAAGACTCCGTTGGTACCTACATTTTAGAGCAGAAAAAGACTACAGACAAAGGACTCGACAAACATGGCTCCAAAATGAACAACAACAATACTGCAGAGGTTgatagagaaaagaaaggaaggcATAATTCTATGAGGAAACATGTTGAGTCCAAGGAAATCATTGAAGACTGTCGTGAGTTGCAAGCAGGTATGATGAAGAACCTGTCATGTGATGAAAATGAGAGTTGGTTTGTTGAGAGGAAATCAAGTGAAATTGGAGGGGACAGCACAGCTCTATTTAATACCCCTGGGACATCTACTGTTTGTGAGGCAACACAAGGTCCACCGGAAAGTAATGCATTATTGTGGACAAAGAGAATGAATTCAAGTCATGCAGTTAGAAACAGTTCCTTGTCTTCTGAAGGCAATGATAAGGTTTATCCAGAGAGTATTTTCAGGGAAGATATACTTCTCCGCACCGCAGTTACTGGTAACGGTAGTCCTGTAAAACAGTGGAAGTCTACATTGGTCGTCCCAGATTTTGACAAGTCTGAGTCTTGTTCCAAATTGCATATAAAAGACAATGACACGTTGATGGAAAAACTGCTTGAAGCAAGGATGGAGAAGCAGAAATCCCGCTCTAGAGCAAGCATTAGCAAAAGCTCATTTCCTTCTGTCAGACAAGTTTGTAATTAG
- the LOC106754059 gene encoding uncharacterized protein At5g41620 isoform X1, translating to MERREKGEKREVLMAEKLKGGVFVGKRGGPSTPPPTWRLEFPSQQNDNNGNNRSKNKNQVEEFLNFPTPTTLSARKLCAKLWQIQPHKQAPLPKMNRPPFIRPHRRDTLLKVQNLKPLSQPPHTHQPASATRLTEHVGTSLVQHHRSAKRNGRTKQPVSPPCHCSSMQVAPYNNPMRSVDFRSWIKESSGNPKTSRELLKVLNHIWCLEEQHASNLSVVKALKMELDLSRAQVKELQQEKQLNKHEMENLIKQRTEEKIVNKSKEHDKIKAAIQSVMKEIEDERRLRKHSESLHRRLARELSEVRSSFSGSMRDLEKERKTRILLENLCDDFAKGIRDYEYEVRSLVHDNSEQGQAQVKGGSLDRLILHLSDAWLDERKQMKLVQAGRDLPEIDSSIVDKLGVDIETFLHAKRSVNLRRYSNSSTKEAKEIYPCLHSRAPRNVTEEDSVGTYILEQKKTTDKGLDKHGSKMNNNNTAEVDREKKGRHNSMRKHVESKEIIEDCRELQAGMMKNLSCDENESWFVERKSSEIGGDSTALFNTPGTSTVCEATQGPPESNALLWTKRMNSSHAVRNSSLSSEGNDKVYPESIFREDILLRTAVTGNGSPVKQWKSTLVVPDFDKSESCSKLHIKDNDTLMEKLLEARMEKQKSRSRASISKSSFPSVRQVCN from the exons atggaaagaagagaaaaaggtgagaaaAGGGAAGTGTTAATGGCGGAAAAGTTGAAAGGTGGGGTTTTTGTGGGGAAAAGAGGAGGGCCTTCAACTCCCCCACCCACATGGAGACTTGAGTTTCCCTCTCAGCAGAATGACAATAATGGTAacaacagaagcaaaaacaaaaaccagGTTGAAGAGTTCCTCAACTTTCCCACTCCAACAACACTCTCTGCCAGAAAACTCTGCGCCAAGCTCTGGCAAATTCAGCCCCACAAACAGGCCCCACTTCCCAAAATGAACAGGCCTCCATTCATCCGCCCTCACCGTAGGGACACACTTCTCAAGGTTCAAAATCTTAAGCCTTTGTCCCAGCCTCCTCATACTCACCAG CCAGCATCCGCTACGCGCTTGACAGAACATGTTGGAACATCACTTGTTCAGCACCATAGATCAGCTAAAAGAAATGGTCGCACTAAACAGCCTGTATCTCCTCCTTGTCACTGTAGCTCAATGCAA GTTGCACCATATAATAACCCTATGAGATCCGTAGACTTCAGGAGTTGGATTAAAGAGTCAAGTGGCAACCCCAAAACATCCAGAGAGTTACTCAAGGTACTCAACCATATATGGTGTCTTGAAGAACAGCATGCATCAAACCTATCAGTAGTGAAGGCCCTGAAGATGGAACTAGATCTTTCTCGGGCACAGGTTAAAGAGTTAcaacaagaaaaacaattgaATAAGCATGAAATGGAGAACTTAATAAAGCAAAGAACTGAGGAGAAGATTGTTAACAAGAGCAAAGAGCATGATAAAATTAAAGCTGCAATTCAATCTGTGATGAAAGAGATAGAAGATGAAAGGAGGTTAAGAAAGCATTCAGAAAGCTTGCATCGGAGGTTGGCTAGGGAGCTTTCAGAAGTGAGGTCTTCATTCAGTGGTTCTATGAGAGATCttgaaaaggagagaaaaacacGGATCCTTTTAGAGAATTTGTGTGATGATTTTGCCAAAGGAataagagattatgaatatgaGGTACGTTCTCTTGTGCATGATAATTCTGAGCAGGGTCAAGCTCAGGTTAAAGGGGGTAGCCTTGATAGGCTAATACTGCACCTGTCAGATGCTTGGCTTGATGAGCGAAAGCAAATGAAGTTAGTTCAAGCTGGCCGTGATCTCCCAGAGATAGATTCATCAATCGTTGACAAGTTAGGTGTTGATATTGAAACATTTCTGCATGCAAAAAGGTCTGTTAATTTGAGAAGATACAGTAACTCCTCCACAAAGGAGGCAAAGGAAATTTACCCTTGCCTGCATTCAAGGGCACCTCGTAATGTAACTGAGGAAGACTCCGTTGGTACCTACATTTTAGAGCAGAAAAAGACTACAGACAAAGGACTCGACAAACATGGCTCCAAAATGAACAACAACAATACTGCAGAGGTTgatagagaaaagaaaggaaggcATAATTCTATGAGGAAACATGTTGAGTCCAAGGAAATCATTGAAGACTGTCGTGAGTTGCAAGCAGGTATGATGAAGAACCTGTCATGTGATGAAAATGAGAGTTGGTTTGTTGAGAGGAAATCAAGTGAAATTGGAGGGGACAGCACAGCTCTATTTAATACCCCTGGGACATCTACTGTTTGTGAGGCAACACAAGGTCCACCGGAAAGTAATGCATTATTGTGGACAAAGAGAATGAATTCAAGTCATGCAGTTAGAAACAGTTCCTTGTCTTCTGAAGGCAATGATAAGGTTTATCCAGAGAGTATTTTCAGGGAAGATATACTTCTCCGCACCGCAGTTACTGGTAACGGTAGTCCTGTAAAACAGTGGAAGTCTACATTGGTCGTCCCAGATTTTGACAAGTCTGAGTCTTGTTCCAAATTGCATATAAAAGACAATGACACGTTGATGGAAAAACTGCTTGAAGCAAGGATGGAGAAGCAGAAATCCCGCTCTAGAGCAAGCATTAGCAAAAGCTCATTTCCTTCTGTCAGACAAGTTTGTAATTAG